The following DNA comes from Nicotiana sylvestris chromosome 10, ASM39365v2, whole genome shotgun sequence.
gtcatcgatctaatcgagcccactgcttcaaacgggcaccGCTTAATTttagtggccatcgactatttcaaaaaatgggtagaggccacatcttacaaagttgtaaccaagaatgTTGTCGCGaactttgtcaaggatcgtattgtttgccgattcagaGTTCtcgagtccattatcactgataatgccaccaatattaacagtgacctgatgaaagccatgtgtgaaaccttcaaaatcaagcacaataaCTCTACAACATgcatgcctcaaatgaatggagttgtgtaagttgccaataaaaacatcaagaagatactaaggaagatggtagaaaatcaaaaacaatggcatgagaagttgccatTTGCCCTATTGGGGTACCGTACTACGGTgcacacatcaactggggcaactccctatttactggtttatggtaccgaagctgccattccagccgaggtagaaattccctctttaagaatcatactggaagccgaactcagtgatgcaaaatggataaggagccgctatgagtaACTGGCCTttatagacggaaaaagaatgagcacagtatgtcacggtcagctttatcagaacaaattgtccagagctttcaacaaaagggtcaaaccaagataaTTCGCATCGGgacagttggtgctgaagaaattcttcccgcatcaagataaagccaaaggaaaattctatcctaactggcaaggtccttacatggttcaccgggtgctAACAGGAGAAGCACTCATACTTACAAAAATGGatagagaagtctggccaaaaccaatcaattcagacgcagtcaagagatactatgtttagattgtttacattcctTCATATGATGTAACTGAAATACGCTTGACCTAATTCCTATTTAAggggggatacgtaggcatccatgtgggttcagtcatatcttaataaaatcttcatgtTCCCCAGCACCAGAAATctgggcaaaattttgaggaggaccatcgaaattccggagcaagtccagccaatgccatCATATGCCAGACAaccagaaattggttaagaaactggggctaaattttgagaaggattctcaaaattctggagaAGGTTCAACAAGTTTCATCGCACACAAAACTGCCGAAGGATCAGTTACCAAAccggggtagaattttgaggaggtccctcaaaattctaatacaagaaagctgcaatgtatttgaaatgtgttacagtcactagttcatctaaaattacttgatatttcactctgttttctaaaataactccattttcatcaataagtgcatttttcgaaaactctatttccgtgacagccaggtgttacccagggccTCCAAAACGGAGCAAAGCACAACCATCAGACAAAGGCATAAACTAACCTCCATTTACAAaattcacaatttttctttgggtGCAGGTATAATGGACATAACAGGAACATTCACAAATATACACGCAACAAAATCACTATTAATTGGGCCATCAGacacaaatatatctccagctacgACACATTCTACTCCTATTTGATACTtgttcactgcataaggctaagcatcaccttctctttgcataagactaagctttgtctcaaatcttgtatgaggctaagccctgcctcccttcttgcataaggctaagagctgccttctctttgcataagactaagccctatctcaaaaatattgcatgaggctaagccctgcctccacatttgcataagtctaagcactgccttctccttgcatgagactaagccctgtctctaatcttgcatgaggctaagacctgcctccacatttgcataaggctaagcgctgccttctccttgcataaggataagccctgcctcccttcttgcataaggctaagcattgccttctccttgcatgagaccaAAACCTGTCtctaatcttgcatgaggctaagccctgcctccacatttgcataaggctaatcattgccttctctttgcatgagactaatccttgtctcaaatcttgcatgaggctaagccctgcctcccttcttgcatgaggctaagccccccctccattcttgcataaggctaagcactgccttctctttgcatgggactaagccctgtctcaagtCTTACATGAGGATAAGCCCTGCCTcaatatttgcataaggctaagcattgctttCTCGTGGGACTAtgcattgtccctccttgcataaatgttgctctattctaAACTTGGCACTATCTTCTTCcctcgggctaagctctgccccaaaCTCCGCACAAGACTAAGCTTTCTCTTGCTATCACTTTTGGTATCATATCTCAGCACTTCATGGGCTGACATATAGCCAACCTgcccaaaggcgtcatagtctgaatgcatcatcctcatagcctgaagacaccatgccatggcctgaggatccctcaaacttgcatatcattagTCAAAGACGTTATGGTTCAGAGGCACGattctcatggcccgagaacataaTTTCATGTCCTGCAAATCTCCTATCTcataattcatggcccaggacatcatagtctaaggacatcatctggactgtccaaagacaatctttcatggtccaaagggaatttgcaccACGTTTAAATTCTCGCAGTAATCTATATACTTGCATGCATCATATTTTAAGTTCCGTAGGTAATCCAGGAGGTAACCGTTTCCATCAATTACCTACCTTACTCTATGACCATTAAGATATCTGCCCTATAATACATCCGTTACACTCCTGACTCATAATCATAACTCCATCCGACATCGcccttcacaaaagaacctttACTGAAACTGGCTACCATTCCTATAAAAACTCCACTTCATTCACCGTTAGGtctagaactacacatggcttATTTCTGTACAACCAGAGATATGTAGTCAACTCAGAGACTAGGGTTTGGCCTCTATTTTTCAAAACACTCATTCGGTCAAAATagatcatcatttctttacctgaaAACTCTTTTATCCTTCGACGGGTAAAGAGAGGCAACTGTTGATACcaaatttttccctcatatattttctaatactttcaaaatatcgtacatgcatttacaaacatgcacaagtgtttttacaatttttctataagTTTTAAAgggctttaaatcaatttatttctacatttttaattatataaatattcaataattatccctcatatttTAAGAGTATAATTGtatattttacaaaaatagcccatATGTCACgtcccgaatttcccaccctcggaagtCATGATGGAACCTAcaaatgtgagctaggcaagtcaatcttttattatatcttatggtaggcgtaccacccgctcccatttcatttatctcgtggtaggcgtaccacccgctcccatttcattatatcttgggTAGGTCTACCACCCGTTCCCACTTCATTATATCTTAtgttaggcgtaccacccgctcccatttcattatatcttgtagtaggcgtaccacccgctcctatttcattatatcttgtggtaggtgtaccaccctcttccattttattatatcttgtggtaggcgtaccacccgctcccatttcattatatcttgtggtaggcgtaccacccactcccagttacaagccaacagtaatcacaaagaatcccggtaagggaaaaatgatatttcaataacatctcggcaagagaacaatactatcaaaacaaacatcccacaatggatcattaatatcaaacaaacatcccgacaagggaacaatggtgataataacatatgaagcgcaataaaccacaacagagtcataacaattataatacaagactcacgggcatgcttgacaccaacgtatagatactcgtcaccatgcctgacgtcgtactccacaattaacatgtagc
Coding sequences within:
- the LOC138880113 gene encoding uncharacterized protein; translated protein: MPLVPGTCRDDKGTSAPFAAWGMDVIDLIEPTASNGHRLILVAIDYFKKWVEATSYKVVTKNVVANFVKDRIVCRFRVLESIITDNATNINSDLMKAMCETFKIKHNNSTTCMPQMNGVV